The sequence TCTAGACACCCCCACCGATTGGGTTAATTCGGATTAGTTGGAAACACTAACCCACACAATGAGGCTGAATGAATTTTTTCCCCACCGATTGGGTTAATTCGGATTAGTTGGAAACAGCTGTAGCAATCTTTAAGTAAATCTTAGAAAACCCCACCGATTGGGTTAATTCGGATTAGTTGGAAACCATCGGAAACATCTTTATTACCTTCATGCTTGGAAAAACCCCACCGATTGGGTTAATTCGGATTAGTTGGAAACAAGCTTCCAAGAGCGATTTTGAGACTTGCCAGATGCAACCCCACCGATTGGGTTAATTCGGATTAGTTGGAAACTCGACTGAAAGCGATTGGGCGAAATTTTTTGCTACCCCACCGATTGGGTTAATTCGGATTAGTTGGAAACCTGAATGGCATGATGGTAGTTACTTTTGTCAATTCCCCACCGATTGGGTTAATTCGGATTAGTTGGAAACTGTAACAGATCCAAGAGCAGCAAAACAGGCACCAGCAACCCCACCGATTGGGTTAATTCGGATTAGTTGGAAACTTTAAAAATTAAAATATTACTTAAAATAATTTTCCCCACCGATTGGGTTAATTCGGATTAGTTGGAAACGATTGGCATCGCACTTGCAATTTTCTCCGTATAGCCTACCCCACCGATTGGGTTAATTCGGATTAGTTGGAAACGATATATAACTCCCACGTTCAGATGAACGTCTCTCCCCACCGATTGGGTTAATTCGGATTAGTTGGAAACTTTGGTTAAAAGAGTCGAAATAAACAAATATTACGTTTCCCCACCGATTGGGTTAATTCGGATTAGTTGGAAACTGGCTATAACTATGGTGGTAAGCCACAGGCAATACGCGCCCCACCGATTGGGTTAATTCGGATTAGTTGGAAACATTTTTCTCCACAAAATTATAGAAAGAAAAAATCCCCACCGATTGGGTTAATTCGGATTAGTTGGAAACTTGATAAGAGAAAGCAAGAAGTTGCAACAATAGCAACCCCCACCGATTGGGTTAATTCGGATTAGTTGGAAACAGTAAGTCCACCAATCTCAAAAACTGTAGTTCCATTTCCCCACCGATTGGGTTAATTCGGATTAGTTGGAAACAAATATCTCCTAATTTGAGAAATTTCGGTTGCGGTTCCCCACCGATTGGGTTAATTCGGATTAGTTGGAAACTTTAATCATTCGACTACTCATTCTAACCCGAACAAAACCCCACCGATTGGGTTAATTCGGATTAGTTGGAAACAAACTTTACTAGATTGTGGCATAATTTTACCTACCTCCCCACCGATTGGGTTAATTCGGATTAGTTGGAAACAACTAGGAGAAAAACTTGTTTCAGCAACTAAAACCCCACCGATTGGGTTAATTCGGATTAGTTGGAAACTAGCTATTGCGGATTGCAGCAGATAACTTGATAACTCCCCACCGATTGGGTTAATTCGGATTAGTTGGAAACTTAAAGAAGTTGTGTAGCTTGCCCGTATATCAACCCCACCGATTGGGTTAATTCGGATTAGTTGGAAACAATTATACTAGCTTCTGAACTACCAGACATTTCACCCCACCGATTGGGTTAATTCGGATTAGTTGGAAACAACTTGATTAACGTCAAATTTGTTAAGAGTTTCTTCAATCCCCCCACCGATTGGGTTAATTCGGATTAGTTGGAAACACCTGCACACTTGCCTTTAGTTCTAACATCAGAAGACCCCACCGATTGGGTTAATTCGGATTAGTTGGAAACACTATTAGAACCATTGTGTTTTACAAACACAGTGTCTTCCCCACCGATTGGGTTAATTCGGATTAGTTGGAAACTTTAGGAGTTAATCTGATTAGTCTACCAACGTCCCCCACCGATTGGGTTAATTCGGATTAGTTGGAAACGTTAGTGGTTTTTTGCGAACCTGCAAATCCGCCCCACCGATTGGGTTAATTCGGATTAGTTGGAAACAATGCTGCAACTAACGTTAAAACCACAAATACCAAAAAATACCCCACCGATTGGGTTAATTCGGATTAGTTGGAAACGTTCTTCCTCCATCTCGCACTTAGAAGGGTGTGCCCCACCGATTGGGTTAATTCGGATTAGTTGGAAACCATCTAAATAAGAATAATACAACTACCACATCTCGCACCCCACCGATTGGGTTAATTCGGATTAGTTGGAAACGATTGATCTTCATAGTCAAAATTTTCTTCTTTCCCCCACCGATTGGGTTAATTCGGATTAGTTGGAAACTTTAATGTATTCTGCAGCAGAAAGAAAAAACACTCTATCCCCACCGATTGGGTTAATTCGGATTAGTTGGAAACTCTCACTTCTTGCAATCTTTCAACTGCTTGATTATCCCCACCGATTGGGTTAATTCGGATTAGTTGGAAACAATTCATATCAGTAATCGTTTGATTTCTGATATATCCCCACCGATTGGGTTAATTCGGATTAGTTGGAAACTTTCCAATGCTAGAGTTACCAGAATTATTAAGTTCGGATTCCCCACCGATTGGGTTAATTCGGATTAGTTGGAAACAAGAAGGGAAACCATGGTTTCCATGTATTTAGCGGAATACCCCACCGATTGGGTTAATTCGGATTAGTTGGAAACGCTTCACACTACGTTTCATTTCTAAATCGTATAACCCCACCGATTGGGTTAATTCGGATTAGTTGGAAACGAGACCTCCGAAGATGCTGTCATTGCCGTTTCCACCCCCACCGATTGGGTTAATTCGGATTAGTTGGAAACCACATCAAATGTGCCGCCTAGCGCAAGTTCCTGCTGCCACCCCACCGATTGGGTTAATTCGGATTAGTTGGAAACGATTGGTTAGTCAATGCACACAACTTAATGAATGCAATCCCCACCGATTGGGTTAATTCGGATTAGTTGGAAACATTCAGATGAATCTACGACTGTGCTTCCTTGACCCCCACCGATTGGGTTAATTCGGATTAGTTGGAAACTTTAGGAAACAAATAACCCCCCAAAAAAAAAGACCCCACCGATTGGGTTAATTCGGATTAGTTGGAAACACGTATTCTCGGAAATATAGTGACGACCTGCTAAACCCCACCGATTGGGTTAATTCGGATTAGTTGGAAACCTATGATGAGGAAGATCCACAAAGGATAATCTCCCCCACCGATTGGGTTAATTCGGATTAGTTGGAAACACCTGATCCTCCGTGCAGAAGGTCTTCTTGGAAGCCTCCCCACCGATTGGGTTAATTCGGATTAGTTGGAAACCCTTTATCTCATTTGCAAGAAAATTCTGAACATTTGGACCCCACCGATTGGGTTAATTCGGATTAGTTGGAAACCTACAAAAGTAACCGCAACTAATGTTCCAACAAACCCCACCGATTGGGTTAATTCGGATTAGTTGGAAACTTTAAGACCATCTAGGAAGAAATCTGGAACGTATCCCCCCACCGATTGGGTTAATTCGGATTAGTTGGAAACTTTTTATATATGCAGAAAATGCGGGCTCTCCTACACCCCACCGATTGGGTTAATTCGGATTAGTTGGAAACTCTCAACTCTTGCAAGCCTTTCATCAAGCTCTTTTCCCCACCGATTGGGTTAATTCGGATTAGTTGGAAACTTTTTGATGGTTGAACACTTTTTAGGAACTTCATATTTATACCCCACCGATTGGGTTAATTCGGATTAGTTGGAAACCGTATTCATCAGATACAATGTTAAAATTATCAAGACCCCACCGATTGGGTTAATTCGGATTAGTTGGAAACCTTGAGCTTGCGTGTGATCGTTTCCCATCTTCAGTCCCCACCGATTGGGTTAATTCGGATTAGTTGGAAACTCTGCGGGTGCAGCTGCAAAAAATGTGCCTAAAATCAGCCCCACCGATTGGGTTAATTCGGATTAGTTGGAAACATTGTATGTTCATTAGAAACTTTCACGTCTCTGTCCCCACCGATTGGGTTAATTCGGATTAGTTGGAAACAGAATTTGATCATGTCTAACCAAAAGAATGTATTCATCCCCCACCGATTGGGTTAATTCGGATTAGTTGGAAACCTACCCAGTAAGGATAAATGCCAACGTTCTTCATCCCCCACCGATTGGGTTAATTCGGATTAGTTGGAAACCTTCGTAATCAGGTTCTGTCACTATACCCAAAAGCTGTCAGCCCCTGGAAGCATAACCAAGTAATTTAAGGGCTGAAACCCTTATTGTTGCGTTAATCGATTGTCAACAAATTCTAACAATGGAAGCATAACTTGTCCTAAGACGCAAATTGGAAGGATAAAGCTATATGTGACTTAAAGAAATTGTTTGCCGGAATGGCAAGCTTATACTTTAATTTGACCGCAGTTTCTTTATAGCTGAAACAGCAGATTGGTAACTTAGGAGATGAGAAGGGCGGTATTTCCTATGCTATGTCGTTATTTCAAGCATATTTACTTACAATATTTTTAATTACAAACGGCAAGATTTCACCTTAATTTTGAACTAAAGGCAAAATTATAGTTTAAATAAAATTCCGGACGGATTTCTGCACGGCAGCTTGCCGCCGCAGATGGTTGGAATTGCCAATTGTTATAAAAATGTGATCGTTTCAGTACCGAAATAATTAAATGGTAATCTTACCGAAAGTCCAAAATTTAAGTAAAAGCTTACCACAAGTCCATTCTAGGTAGATGGGGTTAATATGCTTAGCACCCAAGAGTTTGAAGAGTGGTGTCGCCGCCTAAAGTTACCAGAGGTGACCAGAAAAGTCATTTCTCAAATCCGTTCCACAGAACCAGTGAGGCAAGTAAAATCCCTTGGGGGTAACGTTAGTGGCAATTACTGTAGCCAAAAAATGGGCAAAACGCTCCAATTCGAGTCGCACAAAGTAGAACTGCCAGGTATTGAAGAGTACGAAACTTGCTCCGATGTCTTGGAATTTTATGACCAGCCTTATCAATTAACCCTAAAATTTATGACCAAAAAGGGGCGGGAGGTCACAGTCACACACATACCAGATTTTTTCGTCATTAGACAACAATCGGCTGGTTTTGAAGAATGGAAACCTCAAGCTAAATTGGAGAAATTATCTCTGTTACAACCGAACCGATATGTTAAAAACCAAGATGGGCAATGGACTAGTCCACCAGCCGAAGAACAGGCCCAACTATATGGTTGCTACTACCGGATTCGTTCTGACGCGGAAATTGATTGGATTAAGTATAGAAATCGTCAGTTTCTTAGAAGCTATGCCGAACAAAAATACCAAATTGGAACAGAAATAGCTACTTTTATTAAAAGTCTAGTATCATCTCAACCCGGAATTACTTATCTCAAGCTACTCCAATACCAAAATGTCAATCCAGACCATATTAACGCCTTATTAGCCACTGAAGAATTGTACATTGACTTGAGTGCTGCTCCTCTTGCCGAACCCGAGAAAGTACATATATTTCGCAATCAAGAAATGGCTCTTGCCCATAACCTAACGAGCGTTTCTCAAAATTTAACAGTGGCTAATTCCCTACAAATTATTGATGTAGCTGTTGGGACTTCTTTTTGTTGGGATGGTCAGCCGCTAACAGTGTTACACAATGGAGAAAGTAAAATTGTACTGCGCTCATCTAATTCCCTGATTCATTTAACACATTCTGAATTTGATTTATTGGTGCAGCGAGGTGAAATTGTTGGTCTAAAAGTTCCGGAACAAATAGGAATTCACCCAGAAGCAATAGAGCGTTTCCTTAAAGCTAGTCCCCAAGCCCTAGCAGAGGCTAATAAACGCTATCTAGTCATTGAACCTTATCTGCATGGACAGAAGCGAGAAAATGAAACCGTTTCCTTGCGGACTATTAGGAATTGGAAAGCAAAATTTAAAGCCGCAGAACAAAAATATTGTTGGGGCTATATTGGGTTAATAGATAATCACGCTGCTAAAGGTAATCGTCTTCCCAAGATATCAACAGAGGTTTGGGAATTTGTTGATAAAATTATCGAATCACATTATGAGACTCTTAAACAACGTGGAAAACTAGCAGTCTATGGAGTATTAAGCCAAGAATGGGAGAAAGCTGGTCGAATTGAACATCTACCCAGTTATGTTACTTTTTCTTCTAGAATTAAACAGCGTTCTGGCTATCAACAGACCAAAAAACGGCTCGGTTCTCGTGCTGCTTATCAAAAATCAAACTTTTACTGGGAATTAGAATTTACCACACCTCGTCATGGTGACCGTCCTTTTGAAATTTGTCATATCGACCATACTCAACTAGATATTGAATTAGTTTGTTCCCGAACAGGTCGGACTTTGGGAAGACCTTGGGCTACATTGTTAATTGATGCCACAAGCAGACGTATTCTTGCTATTTACCTCACATTTGATGAACCGTCATACCGGTCATGCATGATGGTATTGCGAATTTGTGTTCAACGCTTTTCTCGTTTTCCGGAAACAATTGTGGTAGATGGCGGAGCGGAATTTGGTAGCACCTATTTTGAAACACTTCTGGCTGCCTTTGGATGTACTAAAAAGCAACGACCTGCTGCTAAAGCTAGGTTTGGTTCAGTTATTGAACGTATTTTCGGAACTACCAATACAGAGTTTTTTTATAACCTCAGAGGCAACACCCAGATTACTAAAAATGTTCGGGTTGTCACGAAATCAAATAATCCAAAAGGTCAAGCAGTTTGGACATTAGATGAACTTTATGAACACTTTTGTGCTTATAGTTATGAGTTGTATGACTGTAAGGAACATCCAGCACTCTTGCAGAGCCCACGCCAAGCCTTTTTATCTGGACTAGCTTTGAGTGGTTCTCGTCCTCATAAAAAGATTTTGTATGACCAGAACTTTAGAATATTTACTCTGCCATCAACACCCAAAGGAACAGCAAAAGTTCAGCCAAGTCGGGGAGTAAAAATCAACTATCTATATTATTGGTCAGTAGATGATTCTTTTATCAATCCAGAAGTAGAAGGCACAAATGTACCAGTGCGTTACGACCCTTTCGATATGGGAACTGCTTATACTTATGTCAAAGGACAATGGGTGCGCTGCATTTCTGATTATTACAAATCATTTCACAATTGCTCAGAGCGAGAAGTCAAGTTAGCCAGCCTTGAACTGCACCGTTCGAGACAAAAAGTTTCTCAAGTAATTACGATTTCAGCTAAAGAAAAAGCAGCTTATTTAGAATCAGCTGAAGCCAAAGAAGTGTTGTTATTACAACGACTGCATGACCTAGCACGTCTGGATGTTCATTCCATAATTGAAGGTGAACGTTCTGGGCACAATCATCCCCAAAATATTGCCTTAAATCAAAAAAATCCTGAACTTGATACCAATTTTAACTCTACTAAAGATGAATCAGTTATTTTGGAGCATTTAAATACTATTGAACCTTATAAAAATGAGGAGTTGTGGAAATGAATAAGGAGCGACCATTTCCCGAAGAACTCCTTTTACAATCAAGCCAGATAAAAACCAGTTATTTTAAGAGTATTACTGTTCCTCATAAAAAGCTAAAGAGAGCTTTGGATACTCTATTACTCAATATTTTGGAGCCAGCAGATACATTAGTTTTTCTTGTCTTCGGTGTGACGGGTGTAGGTAAAACAACATTAAGGCTACGTCTAGAAAAGCTGCTTAGTGAAGAATTTATAGCTGATATACAAAGTAATCCCGGTCAAATCGCTGTTGCTGGTCTGGAAGCTATCCCGGCAGAACGAGGAAATTTCAGCTACAAAGATTATTATACTCGCGCCTTAGAAGCGCTTAAAGAAGTATTGGTTGAATACAAAGTTAACTATGGTTTGACTGAACCAGATTCTCAGGAATTGAAACACGATTATCATATTAACGGTAAAGATTCACCTGCCTTGCGTAGAGCAATGGAGAAAGTTTTTCGTTACCGTCAGATCAAAGCATTCACGGTAGATGAAGCTCAACATTTATTGATGATATCTGGTGGACACCAAATGCTACAACAAATGAATTGGATTAAGTCAATTGCTAATTTGACTGGTACAATACATATTTTGTTTGGTACTTATGAATTACTCAACTGTCCAACTCTCAACGGACAAGTAGGAAGACGCAGTGAGGATATTCATCTTTCACCATATTATGCTGACCAGCCAGAAGATGTTGCCGAGTTTATCAGAGTAACTAACACCTTTCAACGTCATCTTCCCTTACAAAAAGAGCCGGATTTAGAAAAACACTATGAATACCTTTTAGAAGGTTCTGTTGGTTGCGTTGGTATTCTCAAAAACTGGCTAACTCGCTCACTTCGAGTTGCTTTAGCTGAGTCGGCTACGACTTTAACAACTTCTCATCTTAAACAGGGTGCTTTTGGAGCTTCTCGTATCAATAAAATTCGCTCGGAAGCACAGCAGGGTGAACGTCGTCTACTTGAGTCAGAAGGTCTATCTTTTCACTTGGAATCCTCGAACGTTAGCAATAATCAAGCTGTCAACAAATCATCCACCAAAAAAGGTCGTGTTGGTCAACGTAATCCCAAGCGAGATGCAGTAGGAATGAAACAGTATGACAGTTAACCTCGATACAAAAAATGAATTATGGGATTTGGAACCACCTAGCTTTTTGCCACGAAGCCGTTTGTTCCATCTCTTACCAATTGGTGTGGGTACGCCTTATGTAGAAAGCCTAACTAGCTATGTTTCTCGTTTAGCTGTTGCTCATAGTGTATCAACAGGAACTTTATTGGCTATTGAAGTAGGTCCATTAATCAAAACAAATTATTCTGCCAATAGGAAGAGCATTGTCGCGATTTATGGTCAAGAGTCTGTTAGAGCTTTAAATGGCATTCGGTTGGGAGCTTTACAACTAGTTCGGGCTTTAGAAACACTTACTTTACGCACTGACTTGCAGTTTTTAACTATGCTTCCTTGGACAGAAGTTTTTCCAGCTCTGGGATTGCTTAAACATGAACAAGCTTGGTGTCCTCTGTGCTTAGAGGAGTGGTTAGAGAATCGAAAGGTAATTTATTTACCACTGCTATGGGCGCTAAATGTTGTCAAAGTTTGTCCATATCATCATCAACCTTTACAATCACAATGTCCCCACTGTCACGCCCAATTTCTACCTCTTTGGCGCAGTTCTCGACCTGGATATTGCTTGAAATGCTCTGGTTGGTTGGGTAGTAGTAAAGATGCAAGGGATGTAGAACCCAATTTTTTTGAAGCAACTGATGAATTTCAGTGGAATATTTGGGCAGCAAATACTTTGGGGAATTTAATCGCTCAAGCTCCTTCCCAACATTCTCCATTGCCTAGAGAAACCATTAAAAAAGCTTTAGTCTTTTTCGTGAATAAATTTAGTAATGGTGATGTTTCGGCTTTCGGGCAGTTGATAGGAGTACCATCATCAAAGATAACTCAATGGTATTCAGGTAAGACTATTCCCACGTTGGATAAACTTTTGAAAATTTGTTATCGACTACAAATCTCTCTTATCAAGTTTCTTCAACCTGAGTTAAAGCAGCAAGTTAATACTAACCAAGTTACTTTATGTCCCAGTCCTCAACAAAGACAACTAACTGTTACTTCACAAAGAAATAAGGCACGAATCCGCTCCTTACTTAAAAGTGTGCTTAATCAAAATGAATATCCTTCACCTTCTGTCAGAGAAGTAGCCCGACGCTATCATATTGGTGGCGCTACTTTATACCGCTATGCTCCAGATTTATGTCAGGCAATTTCTGCTCGTTACTGGGATTACAAAAAACTTCTTCAACAACAAACTATTCAGCAGGGTATCAATGAAGTCAAACGACTGACTCCAGAACTTTATGCACAAGGAATAACTCCCAGTGTTAAAAATTTGGCTAGTGTTATGACTAATCCAGAAGCATTATGGCGTGAAGAGGTTCTCGAAACTTTAAGTGAGGTACGGCGTTCTCTT comes from Rivularia sp. PCC 7116 and encodes:
- a CDS encoding TnsA endonuclease N-terminal domain-containing protein, with protein sequence MLSTQEFEEWCRRLKLPEVTRKVISQIRSTEPVRQVKSLGGNVSGNYCSQKMGKTLQFESHKVELPGIEEYETCSDVLEFYDQPYQLTLKFMTKKGREVTVTHIPDFFVIRQQSAGFEEWKPQAKLEKLSLLQPNRYVKNQDGQWTSPPAEEQAQLYGCYYRIRSDAEIDWIKYRNRQFLRSYAEQKYQIGTEIATFIKSLVSSQPGITYLKLLQYQNVNPDHINALLATEELYIDLSAAPLAEPEKVHIFRNQEMALAHNLTSVSQNLTVANSLQIIDVAVGTSFCWDGQPLTVLHNGESKIVLRSSNSLIHLTHSEFDLLVQRGEIVGLKVPEQIGIHPEAIERFLKASPQALAEANKRYLVIEPYLHGQKRENETVSLRTIRNWKAKFKAAEQKYCWGYIGLIDNHAAKGNRLPKISTEVWEFVDKIIESHYETLKQRGKLAVYGVLSQEWEKAGRIEHLPSYVTFSSRIKQRSGYQQTKKRLGSRAAYQKSNFYWELEFTTPRHGDRPFEICHIDHTQLDIELVCSRTGRTLGRPWATLLIDATSRRILAIYLTFDEPSYRSCMMVLRICVQRFSRFPETIVVDGGAEFGSTYFETLLAAFGCTKKQRPAAKARFGSVIERIFGTTNTEFFYNLRGNTQITKNVRVVTKSNNPKGQAVWTLDELYEHFCAYSYELYDCKEHPALLQSPRQAFLSGLALSGSRPHKKILYDQNFRIFTLPSTPKGTAKVQPSRGVKINYLYYWSVDDSFINPEVEGTNVPVRYDPFDMGTAYTYVKGQWVRCISDYYKSFHNCSEREVKLASLELHRSRQKVSQVITISAKEKAAYLESAEAKEVLLLQRLHDLARLDVHSIIEGERSGHNHPQNIALNQKNPELDTNFNSTKDESVILEHLNTIEPYKNEELWK
- a CDS encoding ATP-binding protein, with translation MNKERPFPEELLLQSSQIKTSYFKSITVPHKKLKRALDTLLLNILEPADTLVFLVFGVTGVGKTTLRLRLEKLLSEEFIADIQSNPGQIAVAGLEAIPAERGNFSYKDYYTRALEALKEVLVEYKVNYGLTEPDSQELKHDYHINGKDSPALRRAMEKVFRYRQIKAFTVDEAQHLLMISGGHQMLQQMNWIKSIANLTGTIHILFGTYELLNCPTLNGQVGRRSEDIHLSPYYADQPEDVAEFIRVTNTFQRHLPLQKEPDLEKHYEYLLEGSVGCVGILKNWLTRSLRVALAESATTLTTSHLKQGAFGASRINKIRSEAQQGERRLLESEGLSFHLESSNVSNNQAVNKSSTKKGRVGQRNPKRDAVGMKQYDS
- a CDS encoding helix-turn-helix domain-containing protein; this translates as MTVNLDTKNELWDLEPPSFLPRSRLFHLLPIGVGTPYVESLTSYVSRLAVAHSVSTGTLLAIEVGPLIKTNYSANRKSIVAIYGQESVRALNGIRLGALQLVRALETLTLRTDLQFLTMLPWTEVFPALGLLKHEQAWCPLCLEEWLENRKVIYLPLLWALNVVKVCPYHHQPLQSQCPHCHAQFLPLWRSSRPGYCLKCSGWLGSSKDARDVEPNFFEATDEFQWNIWAANTLGNLIAQAPSQHSPLPRETIKKALVFFVNKFSNGDVSAFGQLIGVPSSKITQWYSGKTIPTLDKLLKICYRLQISLIKFLQPELKQQVNTNQVTLCPSPQQRQLTVTSQRNKARIRSLLKSVLNQNEYPSPSVREVARRYHIGGATLYRYAPDLCQAISARYWDYKKLLQQQTIQQGINEVKRLTPELYAQGITPSVKNLASVMTNPEALWREEVLETLSEVRRSLGELPER